The following are encoded together in the Acidovorax sp. KKS102 genome:
- a CDS encoding GlxA family transcriptional regulator: protein MVSPSSTPQPPLRVALLLYPGCMPAGLFAAADMARAANLRAQASVMDICWAGVDRLPVPTWQGPALAPTVALQQAEADVVLVPGLWLSSPDQLQGPLQQLAPVVQALRALPRRTQVWSYCAGVLLAAASGRLRGQGATATWWLRAALEQQFAQVNWRFDEPLVAGPTATTAAGANGYLPLMLHALAARLPAQALTDLQELLMLPRPRTAHPAFAGHDLMTLADADLRRAMLWVQRSPATDLRLPALAQALGLSPRTLARRVQAHTGLTAALWMRRIKLRQASEALCDTPLPLKRIAEDLGFASEAGLHRAFRQTTGQTPLAYRMAHGAR from the coding sequence ATGGTTTCCCCATCCTCCACACCCCAGCCGCCACTGCGCGTGGCACTGCTGCTCTACCCGGGCTGCATGCCCGCCGGCCTGTTTGCGGCGGCGGACATGGCACGCGCCGCCAACCTGCGTGCGCAGGCCAGCGTGATGGACATCTGCTGGGCGGGGGTGGACCGGTTGCCCGTGCCCACCTGGCAGGGCCCCGCGCTGGCCCCCACCGTTGCGCTGCAGCAGGCTGAGGCCGATGTGGTGCTGGTGCCGGGCCTGTGGCTCTCGTCGCCTGACCAGCTGCAAGGGCCGCTGCAGCAGCTGGCCCCGGTGGTGCAGGCCTTGCGCGCGCTGCCCCGGCGCACGCAGGTGTGGAGCTACTGCGCGGGCGTGCTGCTGGCGGCCGCCAGCGGGCGGCTGCGCGGCCAGGGCGCCACGGCAACCTGGTGGTTGCGTGCCGCGCTGGAGCAGCAGTTCGCGCAGGTGAACTGGCGCTTTGACGAGCCGCTGGTGGCCGGCCCCACCGCCACCACGGCCGCCGGGGCCAACGGCTATCTGCCGCTGATGCTGCACGCGCTGGCCGCCCGCCTGCCAGCCCAGGCATTGACCGACCTGCAAGAGCTGCTGATGCTGCCCCGCCCCCGCACGGCGCACCCGGCATTTGCCGGGCATGACCTGATGACGCTGGCAGACGCCGACCTGCGCCGCGCCATGCTGTGGGTGCAGCGCAGCCCCGCCACCGATCTGCGGCTGCCGGCGCTGGCCCAGGCGCTGGGCCTCTCGCCCCGCACACTGGCGCGGCGGGTGCAGGCCCACACTGGCCTGACGGCGGCCCTGTGGATGCGCCGCATCAAACTGCGCCAGGCCAGCGAGGCGCTGTGCGACACGCCGCTGCCGCTCAAGCGCATCGCCGAAGACCTGGGCTTTGCCAGCGAGGCCGGACTGCACCGCGCGTTCCGCCAGACCACGGGGCAGACGCCGCTGGCCTACCGCATGGCGCATGGCGCGCGCTGA
- a CDS encoding zinc ribbon domain-containing protein, with amino-acid sequence MNQAQRLLAKDDHPYSIFRLPEALSCWQAVAVMGASYLGAGLLGALGSMLAHTSIIFPMLLGLLALVLVIAGTSGAGVCLTDLARGRPYRGVLSYCVAGLFSLPKLVGAGLLMLLLYGAVLLGVALVLLVCKLPGIGPVLLVMAVPLLVLTVALALLGYYVAVSIVGPAIWDGERVMHALSIAWSITRNHPFEAIGKIVGGLLLSGIFAAMVFGLVGISSLIVGGLAAPIIGTGMGFDWNALVGGYGSSHWVGAGVGYALVFVTASAFVFLLPLMVGVLTWCEFSDKVDRGTIRSATDSALQDVNARVAELKDKAQTPAAPAAVPAAAAPVGASAPVAAHPSPRCPQCAGVVHADDRFCEHCGHKLQ; translated from the coding sequence ATGAATCAGGCCCAGAGACTTCTTGCCAAAGATGACCACCCGTATTCGATCTTTCGCCTGCCCGAGGCCCTGAGCTGCTGGCAGGCGGTGGCCGTGATGGGTGCGTCCTACCTGGGCGCTGGACTGCTGGGTGCGCTTGGCAGCATGTTGGCCCATACGTCCATCATCTTTCCCATGCTCCTGGGGTTGCTGGCCTTGGTGCTCGTGATCGCCGGGACCAGCGGTGCTGGCGTATGCCTTACCGACCTGGCGCGCGGGCGACCTTATCGGGGCGTGCTGAGCTACTGCGTGGCGGGCCTGTTCAGCCTTCCCAAGCTGGTGGGCGCCGGGCTGTTGATGCTGCTGTTGTATGGCGCGGTGCTGTTGGGCGTGGCGCTGGTGCTGCTCGTGTGCAAGCTGCCCGGCATTGGCCCTGTGTTGCTGGTCATGGCGGTTCCGCTGCTGGTGCTCACGGTGGCGCTGGCGCTGTTGGGGTACTACGTGGCCGTGTCCATCGTGGGCCCTGCAATCTGGGACGGGGAGCGTGTGATGCACGCGCTATCCATCGCCTGGAGCATCACCCGCAACCACCCGTTTGAGGCCATCGGCAAAATCGTTGGCGGCTTGTTGTTGTCGGGCATCTTTGCGGCCATGGTGTTCGGCCTGGTCGGCATCTCCAGCCTTATCGTGGGCGGCTTGGCAGCGCCGATCATCGGCACGGGCATGGGGTTCGACTGGAATGCATTGGTGGGTGGCTATGGCAGCAGCCACTGGGTCGGCGCGGGCGTTGGCTATGCACTGGTGTTTGTCACCGCATCGGCCTTCGTGTTCCTGTTGCCGCTGATGGTGGGCGTCCTCACCTGGTGCGAGTTTTCGGACAAGGTGGACCGAGGCACCATACGCTCGGCTACCGACTCCGCGCTGCAGGACGTCAACGCCCGTGTGGCTGAGCTCAAGGACAAGGCGCAGACCCCGGCGGCCCCCGCAGCAGTACCTGCCGCCGCTGCGCCTGTTGGCGCCAGCGCCCCCGTGGCCGCGCACCCGAGCCCCCGGTGCCCCCAGTGCGCGGGCGTGGTGCACGCGGACGACCGCTTTTGCGAACACTGCGGTCACAAGCTGCAGTAG
- a CDS encoding Glu/Leu/Phe/Val dehydrogenase: protein MSNPVGAPAAQSHPLPSYLQADHLGPWGNYLQQVDRVTPYLGSLARWVETLKRPKRILIVDVPIELDNGTIAHYEGYRVQHNLSRGPGKGGVRFHQDVTLSEVMALSAWMSVKNAAVNVPYGGAKGGIRVDPKKLSMGELERLTRRYTSEIGLLIGPSKDIPAPDVNTNGQVMAWMMDTYSMNVGATATGVVTGKPVDLGGSLGRVEATGRGVFTVGVEAAKLTGLALDGARVAVQGFGNVGGIAAKLFAEAGAKVVAVQDHTGTIFNSKGVDVPALLAHVKTRGGVGGFAGADVMKAEEFWGVDCEILIPAALEGQITKDNAGQIKAKLVIEGANGPTTTEADDILHDKGVLVLPDVIANAGGVTVSYFEWVQDFSSFFWSEDEINARLVRIMQEAFAGIWQVAQEHKVSLRTATFIVACQRILHAREMRGLYP from the coding sequence ATGTCAAACCCTGTCGGCGCCCCCGCCGCACAATCCCACCCCCTGCCCTCGTACCTGCAGGCCGACCACCTCGGCCCCTGGGGCAACTACCTGCAGCAGGTGGACCGCGTCACCCCTTACCTGGGCAGCCTGGCGCGTTGGGTGGAAACGCTCAAGCGCCCCAAGCGCATCCTGATCGTGGACGTGCCGATTGAGCTGGACAACGGCACCATCGCCCACTACGAAGGCTACCGCGTGCAGCACAACCTGAGCCGCGGCCCCGGCAAGGGTGGCGTGCGTTTTCACCAGGACGTGACGCTGTCCGAGGTGATGGCCCTGTCGGCCTGGATGTCGGTGAAGAACGCGGCGGTGAACGTGCCCTACGGCGGCGCCAAGGGCGGTATCCGCGTGGACCCCAAGAAGCTCTCGATGGGTGAGCTGGAGCGCCTCACGCGCCGCTACACCAGCGAGATCGGCCTGCTGATCGGCCCGTCCAAGGACATCCCTGCACCTGACGTGAACACCAACGGCCAGGTCATGGCCTGGATGATGGACACCTACTCGATGAACGTGGGCGCCACCGCCACCGGCGTGGTCACCGGCAAGCCTGTGGACCTGGGCGGCTCGCTGGGCCGTGTGGAAGCCACCGGCCGCGGTGTGTTCACCGTGGGCGTGGAAGCCGCCAAGCTGACCGGCCTGGCGCTCGACGGCGCCCGCGTGGCCGTGCAGGGCTTTGGCAACGTGGGCGGCATTGCCGCCAAGCTGTTTGCCGAAGCGGGTGCCAAGGTAGTGGCGGTGCAAGACCACACCGGCACCATCTTCAACAGCAAGGGCGTGGATGTGCCCGCCCTGCTGGCGCATGTGAAGACCCGTGGTGGCGTGGGCGGCTTTGCCGGCGCCGACGTGATGAAGGCCGAAGAGTTCTGGGGCGTGGATTGCGAGATCCTGATCCCTGCCGCGCTGGAAGGCCAGATCACCAAGGACAACGCGGGCCAGATCAAGGCCAAGCTCGTGATCGAAGGCGCCAACGGCCCCACGACCACCGAGGCCGACGACATCCTGCACGACAAGGGCGTGCTGGTGCTGCCCGATGTGATCGCCAACGCCGGTGGCGTGACAGTGAGCTACTTTGAGTGGGTGCAGGACTTCTCCAGCTTCTTCTGGAGCGAGGACGAGATCAACGCCCGCCTGGTGCGCATCATGCAAGAGGCCTTTGCGGGCATCTGGCAAGTGGCGCAAGAGCACAAGGTGAGCCTGCGCACCGCCACCTTCATCGTGGCCTGCCAGCGCATCCTGCACGCCCGCGAAATGCGCGGCCTGTATCCGTAA
- a CDS encoding polyphosphate--nucleotide phosphotransferase translates to MNHPFHSSNKDVAQRWSQWQPDAPQHDDDKRPDGQPERRKAGKHRRTVSLKDFDPSAKPFSLGDKLRDKAVTESIAQELDTLQNLFYADKRYKLLVILQGTDTSGKDGTIRGVFGRMSALGVHAVGWSAPTEAERAHDYLWRIHQKVPGAGEITVFNRSHYEDVLVPAVNGWITPEQHHQRFGHINDFERMLTHTGTIVLKFMLHISADEQRERLQERLDDPAKHWKFSMSDIEARKQWSQYQKAYEMLLAATHTPWAPWTIVPANSKTHRNLMIATLVREVLTGLDLRYPPGDPALQKIRIE, encoded by the coding sequence ATGAACCACCCGTTTCACAGCAGCAACAAAGACGTGGCCCAGCGCTGGTCGCAATGGCAGCCGGACGCGCCGCAGCATGACGATGACAAGCGGCCCGACGGCCAGCCCGAGCGGCGCAAGGCCGGCAAACACCGCCGCACGGTGTCGCTCAAGGACTTTGACCCGTCGGCCAAACCTTTTTCGCTGGGCGACAAGCTCAGAGACAAAGCCGTCACCGAGTCCATTGCGCAAGAGCTGGACACACTGCAGAACCTGTTCTACGCCGACAAGCGCTACAAGCTGCTGGTGATCCTGCAGGGCACCGATACATCGGGCAAGGACGGCACCATCCGGGGCGTGTTTGGCCGTATGAGCGCGCTGGGCGTGCACGCCGTGGGCTGGAGCGCGCCCACCGAGGCCGAGCGCGCCCACGACTACCTGTGGCGCATCCACCAGAAGGTGCCTGGTGCGGGCGAGATCACGGTGTTCAACCGCAGCCACTACGAAGACGTGCTGGTGCCCGCCGTCAACGGATGGATCACGCCCGAACAGCACCACCAGCGCTTTGGGCACATCAACGACTTTGAGCGCATGCTCACGCATACCGGCACCATCGTGCTCAAGTTCATGCTGCACATCAGCGCTGACGAGCAGCGCGAGCGCCTGCAGGAGCGCCTGGACGACCCGGCCAAGCACTGGAAGTTCTCGATGAGCGACATCGAGGCCCGCAAGCAGTGGAGCCAGTACCAGAAGGCCTACGAAATGCTGCTGGCCGCCACGCACACGCCCTGGGCGCCGTGGACCATCGTGCCTGCCAACTCCAAGACCCACCGCAACCTGATGATCGCCACGCTGGTGCGCGAAGTGCTCACCGGCCTGGACCTGCGCTACCCGCCAGGCGACCCGGCGCTGCAGAAGATCCGCATCGAATAG
- a CDS encoding MBL fold metallo-hydrolase, protein MLITQLRNATVLLEFQHAGRPVGLLVDPMLAPRGSLPALRYLGTRRQRNPLVDLPAEADAALQRVTHALITHCQRGHFDHLDRAGKQFLRERQIPVFCVPHDAAYLAQRGLQVQPLAGEGRQPFALGGQVTPVACTHGRGWVARFMEHGHGYLLELPGEPSVYLAGDTVLTPPVRDCLQRLQPGVAVLPAGGARFDLGADILMDAAEVAQAAALTTGAVVVNHLEALDHCPTTRAQVRALAQRGGWAHRLWVPEDGESRDYADSTVERNAMNSVATEA, encoded by the coding sequence ATGCTCATCACCCAATTGCGCAACGCCACCGTTCTGCTCGAGTTCCAGCACGCGGGCCGCCCCGTCGGCCTGCTGGTGGACCCCATGCTCGCGCCCCGGGGCAGCCTGCCTGCGCTGCGCTACCTGGGCACCCGGCGCCAGCGCAACCCCCTGGTGGATTTGCCCGCCGAGGCCGACGCCGCGCTGCAGCGCGTGACCCACGCGCTCATCACCCATTGCCAGCGCGGGCACTTTGACCACCTGGACCGCGCGGGCAAGCAGTTTCTGCGCGAGCGCCAGATTCCCGTCTTCTGCGTGCCACACGACGCCGCCTACCTCGCGCAGCGCGGCCTGCAGGTGCAGCCGCTGGCGGGCGAGGGCCGCCAGCCGTTTGCGCTGGGCGGGCAGGTCACGCCCGTGGCCTGCACCCACGGCCGGGGCTGGGTGGCGCGCTTCATGGAACACGGCCACGGCTACCTGCTGGAGCTGCCGGGCGAGCCCAGCGTGTACCTGGCGGGCGACACCGTGCTGACGCCCCCGGTGCGCGACTGCCTGCAGCGCCTGCAGCCCGGTGTGGCCGTGCTGCCCGCCGGTGGCGCCCGGTTCGACCTGGGCGCCGACATCCTGATGGACGCCGCCGAGGTTGCGCAGGCCGCCGCACTGACGACCGGCGCCGTGGTCGTCAACCACCTGGAGGCGCTGGACCACTGCCCCACCACCCGCGCGCAGGTGCGCGCCCTGGCGCAGCGCGGCGGGTGGGCGCACCGCCTGTGGGTGCCCGAGGACGGCGAGAGTCGTGACTACGCCGATTCCACCGTCGAAAGAAATGCTATGAATTCAGTAGCTACAGAGGCATGA